GAGTTTGGCGGTGGTCGCCCTCTGGTTGTCGGCCATAATGCTGATATTGTCCGACCGGCTGGAGAATCCGAACAATTTTTACGTTTTTACGGTTTTGACCACGGTGGTTATCGCTTACATCGGTTTCCGGTCAAACTAGGTTTAATTTCGTGATGGCAAAGACAAAAACATCCCTGGTTTTAAAAAGGCTGGCGCGGATTTTGTGGGTGGCGCTGGTTGTTTTATTCAAGCGCAAAACGACGCGGCCGCAGAAGTTGCGGCTTTTTTTTGAGATGTCTGGCGGAGCGTTTATAAAGCTCGGGCAGATTTTGGCCGCGCGGCAAGATTTTCTGCCGCCGCGATTTTCCGCCGAGCTGTTAAAGTTGCGCGGTAAGACTTTGCCCGCTCCGTTTTCTGAAATCCAAAATATTTTTGTGGAGGAATCAGGGGAAACTGTTGGTAAATTTTTCTCCGAGTTCGGCGACGAGCCGATAGCTTCCGCTTCCATTGCCCAGGTTTATAAAGCCAAACTCCATAACGGCGAAACGGTGGCGGTCAAAATCCAGCGCCCGGATACGATAAAGGTTTTTGAAACCGATTTTGCCGCGATAAAATTCCTGGCGGCGGTTTATGATTTTTTCAACCCCTCGGTTTTAGTAGGCGCCAGAGAAATAGCCGAAGAATTTATAAAGTGGACGAGAAGCGAGCTTGACTTCAGATACGAAACGGGCAACGCGATAGCATTTTCCCAATACAGCCAGGCGAGGCCGGCCACCGTTATCCCCAAGCATTATCCCCAGTTTTCTTTTCCGAGAGTTGTAGTTCAGGAGTTTATAGATAACGGGTTTTCCGCCGGTGACGCTGATATTTGGAAAGATAAAAAAGACGAGCTGGTTGAGAAAAATATAGAACCAGATATCCTAGCTGAATACCTGACGACAGAAATTTGCCGCCAGTATTTCGTTGATGGGTTTTTCCACGCCGACCCGCATCCGGCCAACATCATTTTTTTGCCGGACAACAGACTGGCTTTTCTTGATTTCGGAATCGTCGCGGAAGCCGAGAAAGAAAACCGCCGCCTATTGCTGAAAATAATCGGCGCTTTTTCCGCCAGGAGCGCGGAAGACGTCGCCGCGCTGATAACGGACACGGCCAAAAATATTTTTAACGGCGAGGTGGACAATTACATCCAGAGCGACATTTTAAAAAGCAGGAAAACGGAAAAATTTTTCGAAGTCATCAAAAACACGATTTTTGAAGATTTTAAAAACGAGATCAAAAGCGTTGTTTCCGCGGTAGTAGAGCCACAGCCGGAAGAAAGCGCCGCCTCCGCCGGAGGAAAGTTTTCCGGAACCGTTTTTAGTCTTTTGAAAGCGATGAAAATGAAGGGAGTTTTGCTGCCTTTGGACGTTTTGCTCTTTCTTCGGTCATTGGCGCTGGTGGAGGAAATTGCTTTGCAAATGTCGCCCTCTTTTGATATAATAAAGGCGTTTAGTTCTTTCTTTGACGAGTTTCCGGCTGAAAAAGTTGAAGATGCGATAAACAACGAAACAAACCGTGAAGAGATTGGCGCTAAAATCCGCTCCGTCAGCGACGATTGGGAAAAGTTTACGGAAGAAGCCGCGGAGCACAAAGAGAACATAAAGGCGTCCAGAGAAAGGGTGATGGAAACCGTTGTTTATTACGCGGAGAAATATCCGGAAGTTTACGAAGCGTTAAAAGAATTAAAGAAAAAGAAAACAATATGAAGTATCCTTGGGTGGCGATAGCGGTGGCGGTGATGTGGTTCGGCTCAACCTACCTTGTCCTTAAGGCCGATCCCGGACTGCTTAATACCTCGCTGGTTCTAATGGTGGCGATTGTCGGCACCGTCGGCGTGGCTTACATCGGCTTTAAAGCGCCGAAGATAAAATAAATCCAAAACCCGAAGCACGAAATACGAAACAATATCTAAATTCTAAATAACAAAATTAAAAACAGTTTAAAATTTGGAATTTAAAAAATTATAATTTGTTTCGGATTTCGATATTCGGATTTCGAATTTAATTTTCTATGTCATTTTTAACCAAAATCATAGGCGATTCCAACAAACGCTTTTTAAAGAAGCTAGAGCCTGTCGTTGCCAAAATAAATGAACTGGAAAAAGATTTTGAAAAACTGTCCGCCGGAGAACTGAAGGCAAAAACGGAGGAGTTTAAAAAACGTCTAGATGAAGGGCAGACGCTGGACGATATTTTGCCGGAAGCGTTCGCGGCCGTTCGCGAAGCGGCCAAAAGAACGCTCAAACAGAGACATTACGACGTCCAGCTTTTGGGCGGCATCGTTTTACATCAGGGTAAAATCGCGGAAATGAAAACGGGAGAGGGTAAAACGCTGGTTGCCACCCTGCCGGCGTATCTTAACGCCTTGACCGGCAAGGGCGTGCACGTGGTGACGGTCAACGATTATCTTTCCCGCAGAGACGCTGTCTGGATGGGGCAGATTTACAACGCGCTGGGATTGAGCGTGGGGTGTATCAATCATGAGGCGAGTTATTTATACGACGCGGAACATACGCAAGCTCAAAGCTCAAAACTTAAAGCTCAAAACGACAACGCAAAACTTAAAACTGAAAATACCGAAGACGGTTTAGATCAAGAAAGGGACACCACGGGCGCGTTCCATGTTGTGCATGAATATCTGCGGCCGTGTTCCAGAAGAGAGGCGTATCTGGCCGACATTACTTACGGCACCAACAACGAGTTCGGATTTGATTATCTGCGCGACAATATTTCCTACGACGTCAATCACTTGTCGCAAAGAGAACATAATTTTGCCATCGTGGACGAGATAGACTCAATTTTGATTGACGAGGCGAGGACGCCGCTAATCATATCCGCTCCGAGCGCCGACTCGGATGAGTTTTACATAATGTTCGCCAAGATCGCCCAGAAGATGGACAATGAGGCGGATTTTAAGGTGGACGAAAAGCATCGGGCGATAACGCTTACGGAACAAGGCATAGAAAAAGCGGAAAAGCTTTTGGGTGTCAGCAATATCTACACGGAAAAAGGGATAAAACACGTCCACCACCTGGAGACGGCCATAAGAGCCAAGGCGCTTTTTCATAAAGACAAAGAGTACGTGGTAAAAAACGGCGAAGTGATAATAGTGGACGAGTTTACCGGCAGAATGATGCCCGGCCGGCGCTGGTCTGAGGGGTTGCATCAGGCGGTTGAGGCCAAAGAGGGCGTAT
The window above is part of the Candidatus Paceibacter sp. genome. Proteins encoded here:
- a CDS encoding AarF/ABC1/UbiB kinase family protein — translated: MAKTKTSLVLKRLARILWVALVVLFKRKTTRPQKLRLFFEMSGGAFIKLGQILAARQDFLPPRFSAELLKLRGKTLPAPFSEIQNIFVEESGETVGKFFSEFGDEPIASASIAQVYKAKLHNGETVAVKIQRPDTIKVFETDFAAIKFLAAVYDFFNPSVLVGAREIAEEFIKWTRSELDFRYETGNAIAFSQYSQARPATVIPKHYPQFSFPRVVVQEFIDNGFSAGDADIWKDKKDELVEKNIEPDILAEYLTTEICRQYFVDGFFHADPHPANIIFLPDNRLAFLDFGIVAEAEKENRRLLLKIIGAFSARSAEDVAALITDTAKNIFNGEVDNYIQSDILKSRKTEKFFEVIKNTIFEDFKNEIKSVVSAVVEPQPEESAASAGGKFSGTVFSLLKAMKMKGVLLPLDVLLFLRSLALVEEIALQMSPSFDIIKAFSSFFDEFPAEKVEDAINNETNREEIGAKIRSVSDDWEKFTEEAAEHKENIKASRERVMETVVYYAEKYPEVYEALKELKKKKTI